One window of the Cryptomeria japonica chromosome 7, Sugi_1.0, whole genome shotgun sequence genome contains the following:
- the LOC131057049 gene encoding putative UPF0481 protein At3g02645 → MESKNAIQEKIDPDRWIIQVRNNLRIEGEEQEELCVSVFSVPKDLLAAKPEAYTPQCVSIGPYRHWRSELNEMERYKLAAARAFQKIIEGHSFESVVKEVRNYDRRIRSCYHKYLDYNGEALAWLMALDACFVLECLHFLAKPAYQDSSEVIQVAKCLDPFGRRATHNAILRDVTMLENQVPLFLLQKLLEIQLGSKDMAEERLSNLVRLACIQFSPFFFNVPDSSRLRITQRSHILEALYFSLGMSACKCDLIGKGNEDEKPPSPDQTGVAQEYSCLWKALTSLDIGPIREFRKRVLKHRVVQFLMKLPLHLLSVLGKLPVLRLFKGHLTFLFGSNETEKEEEGSSSVETPPTRDELDVPSVADLYSAGVKFVPTDGDLTTIRFDQATATLYLPKVRLDSNREVIIRNLAAFEASAVPGTLFFIRYTDFMNGIIDTDEDVRLLRESGIIYNHLESDGKVASLWNGMGKCVKLPKVQYLDKVIADLNSYYKWTWSVAVVEYVRKYIFGSWPCLSLLAALILLLLTCFQVFCSISNCKRWMNDTNLFQE, encoded by the coding sequence ATGGAATCCAAGAATGCAATTCAAGAAAAGATTGATCCAGATCGCTGGATTATTCAGGTAAGGAATAATCTGCGGATAGAGGGGGAAGAACAAGAAGAGTTATGTGTCTCTGTGTTTAGTGTGCCCAAGGACCTATTGGCAGCTAAGCCGGAAGCATACACTCCACAGTGTGTTTCCATTGGGCCATATCGCCACTGGAGATCCGAGCTGAATGAAATGGAAAGATACAAGCTCGCTGCTGCCCGGGCATTCCAGAAAATAATTGAAGGCCACAGCTTCGAGTCCGTCGTCAAAGAGGTACGCAACTACGACCGCCGAATTCGGAGCTGCTATCACAAGTACCTCGACTATAACGGCGAAGCCCTGGCATGGCTCATGGCTTTGGACGCCTGCTTTGTGTTGGAATGCTTACACTTCTTGGCCAAGCCAGCTTACCAAGATTCTTCAGAGGTAATTCAGGTGGCAAAATGTTTAGACCCATTCGGCAGACGCGCTACCCACAACGCCATATTGAGAGATGTGACGATGCTGGAAAATCAGGTGCCGCTGTTCCTCTTGCAGAAGCTGTTGGAGATCCAGCTGGGTTCAAAAGACATGGCAGAAGAGAGGCTCTCCAATCTGGTAAGGCTTGCTTGTATTCAATTTTCTCCGTTTTTCTTCAACGTGCCCGACAGTTCAAGGCTGCGTATAACACAGAGGAGTCACATACTGGAGGCGCTCTATTTCTCTCTTGGCATGTCTGCGTGCAAATGCGATCTCATCGGAAAGGGCAATGAGGACGAGAAGCCGCCCTCGCCCGACCAAACAGGCGTGGCACAAGAATACAGCTGTTTATGGAAGGCTCTTACTTCGTTGGACATTGGCCCCATTCGAGAATTCAGGAAGCGTGTGCTGAAACATAGGGTCGTCCAGTTTCTAATGAAGTTGCCCCTACACCTCCTGTCTGTTTTGGGTAAGCTGCCAGTGTTGCGCCTGTTTAAGGGTCACTTAACTTTTCTGTTTGGATCCAACGAAACAGAGAAGGAAGAGGAAGGAAGCTCCTCTGTGGAGACTCCGCCTACACGGGACGAGCTGGACGTTCCGTCTGTTGCCGATTTGTATTCTGCGGGAGTGAAGTTCGTTCCCACTGATGGTGACCTCACAACAATTCGCTTCGATCAGGCCACTGCTACTCTTTATCTGCCCAAAGTAAGGTTGGACTCAAACAGAGAAGTAATTATCAGAAATCTGGCAGCGTTTGAAGCTTCAGCGGTTCCGGGTACTTTGTTTTTTATTCGCTACACCGATTTCATGAACGGCATCATCGACACAGACGAAGACGTCCGACTACTGAGAGAGAGTGGAATCATTTACAATCATCTGGAGAGCGACGGGAAAGTGGCAAGTCTGTGGAATGGCATGGGGAAATGTGTGAAATTGCCAAAAGTACAGTATTTAGACAAAGTCATTGCAGACCTGAATAGCTATTATAAGTGGACATGGAGCGTGGCGGTGGTGGAATACGTGAGGAAATACATATTCGGTTCATGGCCGTGTCTGTCTTTACTGGCTGCGCTCATTCTGTTGCTTCTCACATGTTTCCAGGTATTCTGCTCTATATCTAACTGTAAACGTTGGATGAACGACACCAATTTATTTCAGGAGTAA
- the LOC131047289 gene encoding putative UPF0481 protein At3g02645 — protein MALDASFVLECLQFYVKQADQSSKEVSSEVKRLTRVLDPSGRSATHNAIMRDLMMLENQVPLFLLQKLLQMQSGSIDKAEERLCNVVGAACEELSPFMFKMPDSSRLPVKERGHVLEVLHYSVVPTEAMGDGNKEDDETKKEWLLDTSFVRQTLNSAWTAVSSLNVGPVRSLTALLKRLFKGRIVKFVVKLPMRLLFCLGNLKILRVFKGPSTLLFGSDKEEKEKHGEGDEKGEEAGEGGGSSVEIPPTRDELKVPSVADLYSAWVKFLPTDGDLTTIRFDTTTATIYLPKVRLDANSEVVLRNLVAFEASAAPGALIFTRYTDFMNGIIDTDEDVRLLRKSGIIYNHLANDGKVASLWNGMGKCVKLTKVNYLDKVIGDVNKHYNRRWSVALMEYVNKYMFGSSQFLTVVAAGILLLLTCLQAFCSVYDCKQWWTETNLLQD, from the coding sequence ATGGCTTTGGATGCCTCGTTCGTGCTTGAGTGCTTGCAGTTCTACGTCAAACAAGCGGACCAGTCTTCCAAGGAAGTGTCATCCGAGGTAAAGCGACTGACCAGAGTGTTAGATCCATCGGGCAGGAGCGCTACTCACAATGCAATTATGAGAGATTTGATGATGCTGGAGAATCAGGTACCGCTGTTCCTCTTGCAGAAGTTGTTGCAGATGCAGTCAGGCTCTATTGACAAGGCAGAAGAAAGGCTCTGCAACGTGGTCGGTGCTGCCTGTGAAGAATTATCGCCGTTCATGTTCAAGATGCCAGATAGTTCACGGTTGCCTGTAAAAGAGAGGGGTCATGTACTGGAGGTGCTCCATTACTCCGTTGTCCCTACAGAGGCCATGGGCGACGGCAATAAAGAGGACGATGAGACTAAAAAGGAGTGGTTGCTGGATACGAGCTTCGTAAGACAAACTCTAAATTCGGCATGGACTGCTGTTTCCTCGTTAAACGTCGGTCCTGTTCGAAGTCTTACGGCACTGCTCAAGCGTCTGTTCAAAGGAAGGATCGTCAAGTTTGTGGTCAAGCTACCCATGCGCCTTCTTTTTTGTCTAGGAAATTTGAAAATTCTGCGCGTTTTCAAGGGGCCGTCAACTCTTCTCTTCGGATCCGacaaggaagagaaagagaaacatggGGAAGGAGATGAAAAAGGAGAAGAAGCAGGAGAAGGAGGAGGTTCGTCTGTGGAAATTCCCCCTACACGGGACGAACTCAAGGTTCCCTCTGTGGCCGACTTATATTCAGCTTGGGTGAAATTCCTTCCCACTGACGGAGACCTCACCACAATACGCTTCGATACAACAACGGCCACAATTTATCTCCCAAAAGTGAGGTTGGACGCCAATTCAGAAGTGGTTCTCAGAAATCTGGTGGCGTTTGAAGCTTCGGCGGCGCCTGGTGCGTTGATCTTCACTCGCTACACTGATTTCATGAACGGCATCATCGACACAGACGAAGATGTTCGGTTGCTGAGGAAGAGCGGGATTATCTACAATCACCTGGCAAACGATGGGAAAGTGGCAAGCCTGTGGAACGGCATGGGTAAATGTGTGAAGCTCACAAAAGTCAACTATTTAGACAAAGTAATAGGGGACGTGAACAAGCATTACAACAGGAGATGGAGCGTTGCGCTGATGGAGTACGTGAACAAATACATGTTTGGTTCATCGCAGTTTCTTACTGTGGTGGCTGCGGGGATTCTTTTGCTTCTCACCTGTTTGCAAGCTTTCTGCTCTGTGTATGACTGTAAGCAGTGGTGGACGGAGACAAACCTTCTGCAGGATTAA
- the LOC131057050 gene encoding putative UPF0481 protein At3g02645, whose translation MESKNTVQEKINPDRWIIQVRDNLQIEEEEQEELSLCVFNVPKDLLAAKPEAYTPQCVSIGPYHHWRSELNEMERYKLAAARAFQKRIDGHRFESIVKEVRNYERRIRSCYHKYLEYNGEALAWLMALDACFALECLQFLGKRTYQDSSEGTQVPKCLDPFGRSATHNAIMRDLTMLENQLPLFLLQKLMEIQLGSKDMAEERLCILVRLACIEFSPFLFNVPDSSRLRITERSHILEALYFSLFISPWKCDLIGKGDGEEQRPSLDRKRVAQEHSSLWKAFSSLDIGPIREFRKRVLRQRVIQFLIKLPLRLLSVLGKLPVLRLFKEPLTSLFGSNEAEKEGERSSSVETPPTRDELAVPCVADLSSAGVKFLPTDGDLTTIRFDQASATLYLPKMRLDSNTEVIIRNLVAFEASVVPSDLSFIRYADFMNGIIDTDEDVRVLRESGIIYNHLENDGKVASLWNGMGKCVKLSKNKCLDKVIADMNRYYKRTWSVAVVEYMKKYIFGSWPCLSLLAAIILLLLTCLEAFCSIYNCKRWMKDTNLFQE comes from the coding sequence ATGGAATCCAAGAATACAGTTCAGGAAAAGATCAATCCAGATCGCTGGATTATTCAGGTAAGGGATAATCTGCAGATAGAGGAGGAAGAACAAGAAGAGTTATCTCTCTGTGTGTTCAATGTGCCCAAGGACCTGTTGGCAGCTAAGCCGGAAGCATACACTCCGCAGTGTGTTTCCATTGGGCCATATCACCATTGGAGATCCGAGCTGAATGAAATGGAGAGATACAAGCTCGCTGCTGCTCGGGCATTCCAGAAAAGAATTGATGGTCACAGGTTCGAGTCCATCGTCAAGGAGGTACGAAACTACGAGCGCCGAATTCGGAGCTGCTATCACAAATACCTCGAATACAATGGCGAAGCGCTGGCATGGCTCATGGCTTTGGACGCCTGTTTTGCTCTCGAGTGCTTGCAATTTTTGGGCAAGCGGACTTACCAAGATTCATCAGAAGGAACTCAGGTGCCAAAATGTTTAGATCCATTCGGCAGAAGCGCTACCCACAACGCCATAATGAGAGACCTGACGATGCTGGAAAATCAGTTGCCGCTGTTTCTCTTGCAGAAGCTGATGGAGATCCAGCTGGGCTCGAAGGACATGGCAGAAGAGAGGCTCTGCATTCTGGTAAGACTTGCTTGTATAGAGTTTTCTCCATTTTTGTTCAACGTGCCCGATAGCTCAAGGCTGCGTATAACAGAGAGGAGTCACATACTGGAGGCGCTCTATTTCTCTCTTTTCATTTCTCCCTGGAAATGTGATCTTATCGGGAAGGGCGATGGGGAGGAACAGCGGCCTTCGCTCGATCGAAAAAGAGTGGCACAAGAACACAGCTCTCTATGGAAGGCTTTTAGTTCGTTGGACATCGGTCCCATTCGAGAATTTAGGAAGCGTGTGCTGAGACAGAGGGTAATCCAATTTCTGATAAAGTTGCCCCTCCGCCTCCTGTCTGTTCTGGGCAAGCTGCCAGTGCTGCGCCTGTTTAAGGAACCCTTAACTTCACTTTTTGGATCCAATGAAGCAGAGAAGGAAGGTGAACGAAGCTCCTCTGTGGAGACTCCACCTACACGAGACGAGCTGGCCGTTCCGTGTGTCGCCGATTTGTCTTCTGCGGGAGTGAAGTTCCTTCCCACTGATGGAGACCTTACCACAATTCGCTTCGATCAGGCTAGTGCCACTCTTTATCTGCCAAAAATGAGGTTGGACTCAAACACAGAAGTGATTATCCGAAATCTTGTGGCTTTCGAAGCTTCGGTGGTGCCCAGTGACCTGAGCTTCATTCGCTACGCCGATTTCATGAACGGCATCATCGACACCGACGAAGATGTTCGAGTGCTGAGAGAGAGCGGAATCATTTACAATCACCTGGAGAACGACGGGAAAGTGGCGAGTCTCTGGAATGGTATGGGGAAATGTgtgaaattgtcaaaaaataaGTGCTTAGACAAAGTTATTGCAGACATGAATAGGTATTATAAGCGGACATGGAGCGTGGCCGTGGTGGAATACATGAAGAAATACATATTTGGTTCATGGCCGTGTCTGTCTTTACTGGCTGCGATCATACTGTTGCTTCTCACATGTTTGGAAGCATTCTGCTCCATATATAACTGTAAACGCTGGATGAAGGACACGAATTTGTTTCAGGAGTAA